The Corylus avellana chromosome ca8, CavTom2PMs-1.0 genome has a segment encoding these proteins:
- the LOC132190762 gene encoding uncharacterized protein LOC132190762 yields MKVKGRGIASEVGEFDIYGNREPWIIFDPTVKKQFFVFTKLKKKSKSRRDRVVGCGTWKNEHTQEVRDPKNNKLIGIKKSFVFKYTKNKANSTDCNGHWIMKDFSLRDYSKVEDFDEYVICKIRNKDLDKMKHPIRNFQHHAQPSNNQQVAVLEPNEIHQNNGKIKRNLSPGEENIDIVAQQTNPIAVVPVSSSLAEFYATTSPPLLTEFEGDEFRAIYDEISAICDDQQPPTYTCDSAIS; encoded by the exons ATGAAGGTAAAAGGGAGAGGCATTGCCTCAGAGGTGGGTGAGTTCGATATCTATGGGAACAGGGAACCATGGATTATATTTGATCCAACGGTGAAAAAACAATTCTTCGTCTTTAcaaagttgaagaagaagagcaagTCAAGGAGGGATAGAGTAGTTGGGTGCGGCACTTGGAAGAACGAACACACTCAAGAAGTTCGTGATCCTAAAAACAACAAACTCATTGGAATCAAGAAATCTTTTGTCTTCAAATATACAAAGAACAAGGCCAACAGTACTGACTGCAATGGCCACTGGATCATGAAGGACTTTTCTCTTCGAGACTACTCAAAAGTGGAagat TTTGATGAGTACGTCATTTGTAAAATCAGAAACAAAGACTTGGATAAAATGAAACATCCAATCAGAAACTTTCAACACCATGCCCAACCATCCAATAATCAACAAGTTGCAGTCCTGGAGCCCAACGAAATACACCAAAACAATGGTAAGATCAAGAGAAACCTGAGCCCCGGAGAAGAAAATATTGACATTGTTGCCCAGCAGACGAACCCTATTGCTGTTGTGCCTGTGTCATCATCTTTAGCAGAATTTTATGCAACAACATCCCCACCATTACTTACGGAGTTTGAAGGTGATGAGTTTCGTGCAATTTATGATGAGATTAGTGCAATTTGTGATGATCAACAACCCCCTACGTATACGTGCGATAGTGCTATCAGCTAG
- the LOC132190763 gene encoding NAC domain-containing protein JA2-like gives MGFQMPVGFRFHPTVEEIFMFLRMKVNGETLPHDEVGEFDIYGNREPWIIFDPTVKKQFFVFTKLKKKSKSRRDRVVGCGTWKIEHTQEIRDLKNNKLIGIKKSFVFKYTKNKAKGTNRNGHWIMKEFSCRDYSKVEDFDEYVICKIRNKDLDKMKYPIRNFQHHAQPSNNQQVAVVEPNEIHQNNGEIKRNLSPGEENIVAQQTYPIAAVPVSSSSAEFYATTSPPLLTVFEDDEFRAIYDEISEICDDQQPPTYTCDGASS, from the exons ATGGGATTTCAAATGCCGGTAGGATTTCGATTTCACCCGACTGTTGAAGAGATTTTTATGTTTCTTCGAATGAAGGTGAATGGAGAGACGTTGCCTCACGACGAGGTGGGTGAGTTTGATATCTATGGGAACCGGGAGCCATGGATTATATTCGATCCCACGGTGAAAAAACAATTCTTCGTCTTTAcgaagttgaagaagaagagcaagTCAAGGAGGGATAGAGTTGTTGGGTGTGGCACTTGGAAGATCGAACACACTCAAGAAATTCGTGATCTTAAAAACAACAAACTCATTGGAATCAAGAAATCTTTTGTCTTCAAATATACAAAGAACAAGGCCAAAGGTACTAACCGCAATGGCCACTGGATCATGAAGGAGTTTTCTTGTCGAGACTACTCAAAGGTGGAAgat TTTGATGAGTACGTCATTTGTAAAATCAGAAACAAAGACTTGGATAAAATGAAATATCCAATTAGAAACTTTCAACACCATGCCCAACCATCCAATAATCAACAAGTTGCAGTCGTGGAGCCCAACGAAATACACCAAAACAATGGTGAGATCAAGAGAAATTTGAGCCCTggagaagaaaatattgttgcCCAGCAGACGTACCCTATTGCTGCTGTGCCTGTGTCATCATCTTCAGCAGAATTTTACGCAACAACATCTCCACCATTACTTACGGTGTTTGAAGATGATGAGTTTCGTGCAATTTATGATGAGATTAGTGAAATTTGTGATGATCAACAACCCCCCACGTATACGTGCGATGGTGCTAGCAGCTAG
- the LOC132190764 gene encoding uncharacterized protein LOC132190764: protein MKVKGRGIASEVGEFDIYGNREPWIIFDPTVKKQFFVFTKLKKKSKSRRDRVVGCGTWKNEDTQEVRDPKNNKLIGIKKSFVFKYTKNKAKSTDCNGHWIMKDFSLRDYSKVEDFDEYVICKIRNKDLDKMKHPIRNFQHHAQPSNNQQVAVLEPNEIHQNNGEIKRNLSPGEENIDIVAQQTNPIAAVPVSSSLAEFYATTSPPLLTEFEGDEFRAIYDEIRAICDDQQPPTYTCDGAIS, encoded by the exons ATGAAGGTAAAAGGGAGAGGCATTGCCTCAGAGGTGGGTGAGTTCGATATCTATGGGAACAGGGAACCATGGATTATATTTGATCCAACGGTGAAAAAACAATTCTTCGTCTTTAcaaagttgaagaagaagagcaagTCAAGGAGGGATAGAGTAGTTGGGTGCGGCACTTGGAAGAACGAAGACACTCAAGAAGTTCGTGATCCTAAAAACAACAAACTCATTGGAATCAAGAAATCTTTTGTCTTCAAATATACAAAGAACAAGGCCAAAAGTACTGACTGCAATGGCCACTGGATCATGAAGGACTTTTCTCTTCGAGACTACTCAAAAGTGGAagat TTTGATGAGTACGTCATTTGTAAAATTAGAAACAAAGACTTGGATAAAATGAAACATCCAATCAGAAACTTTCAACACCATGCCCAACCATCCAATAATCAACAAGTTGCAGTCCTGGAGCCCAACGAAATACACCAAAACAATGGTGAGATCAAGAGAAACCTAAGCCCCGGAGAAGAAAATATTGACATTGTTGCCCAGCAGACGAACCCTATTGCTGCTGTGCCTGTGTCATCGTCTTTAGCAGAATTTTATGCAACAACATCCCCACCATTACTTACGGAGTTTGAAGGTGATGAGTTTCGTGCAATTTATGATGAGATTAGAGCAATTTGTGATGATCAACAACCCCCTACGTATACGTGCGATGGTGCTATCAGCTAG